Below is a window of Dissulfuribacter thermophilus DNA.
TCCCGTGCCTGTCTTCCAATAAGTAGACAGTCTTCGAATCCTTTTGTTGTAATCAGTACTGTACGAGCTCCCTTTCTTTCAATAAATGCATTTGTGCCAACAGTTGTCCCGTGTATGCACTCAATATGCTGGGGAACTTCACCATTAAATATGGCGCGAATTCCCTCAAGAATGGCCTTTGTAGGGTCTTCTGGGGTTGAAAGGGTCTTCCATCTCGAAAAAGAACCATTGGGTTCCCTTATTACGAAATCAGTAAAAGTTCCTCCGGTATCAACTCCAATGCGTATTGAGGACCTATTCATTTTCTAATCCCTATAGCTTGGTCTAAATAATCTAGTCATACTACACGACACTACATTCTGCCAATTTGTTTAGGTAGAAGGAAGAAGGTAGAAGGTAGAAGCCTGGCATTGCTGATCCTGTTGCCTGTAGGCCTACGGGTAAAGCCTGGCAAACCCTACTACCAGGTTCCACCCAGTGGCCGATAGGCAGTAGCATCAGCAACTCCTGCTTCTCCCTTTTTCCTTCTACCTGTTACACCATTCGCCATTCGCTATTTCTCCCCTCACCCTCTTTTCACCAGAATATTTTTTCATGATTACAGCACATTATGCCGGTGTCGTGTTGTATGTAATCTAGTATTAGAGGGCAATGCGCCTGACTGCTCCTTCTTTTAGGTCCAGCATGGCCCAGCCTGGTGGCTCTTTTTTTCCAAGTATTTCTCCTGGATTAAGTAAGAGGATATCTCCTACCATTTCTTCGTGCCACCTGTGGGTATGGCCAAAGAGGCAAATATCGTATTGACCTGTCTTTGCTAGTGCATATGCATAGTGAGGGTCATGGACAAAGGCGATTTTCTTACCCTCTATGGTAACTTCTCCAAGGTGACCATGGTGGACTACCTTGCCGTTCATTGCACCTACCTTTTTTAGAAGTAGGTACTGATCTCCTGGATTGTTTCCGAAGACTAGATGCATAGTACCAGTAAATTCCTCTAATTCGTCTAGCATAAATGAGGAGACTAGATCTCCAAGGTGGATTATAAGGCTTATTTCATGATCCGTAATCGATTTGATTGCCTTTTGCATGTTCCATACGTGGTCGTGACTATCACTCATTACAGCTATTTTCATGTTCGAACTCCAACAGGACTGATTTTATTTCCTGGCCTTGTGAGAATCCACCAAGGCCTCCGCCTTTTTTTAGCACACGATGACAAGGGATTAAAAGGGGGATTGGATTATTTTTAAGGGCACGTCCCACTGCCCTGGGTGAAGGACAGCCAATTTTTTGTGCAAGGTCCTTGTAGCTCAAGGTCTTGCCAAAAGGAATTTTTCGAGTTTCGTTTAAAACTTTGTGTTGAAAAGGGCTACAAGAAGACAGATCACAATTATATTTAATGTTTCCCTTTAATATTTCTATAAGTTCACTGCAGGGGGTCAGGTGCGGTGGAGTTTTTTCTGAAATGGAAAGTAATACTCTTATTAATAAATCGTCCCTATATAGAAACTCTACCTGCAAAAAAATTCCCCTAGAGATGGGGTAATGTTTTGTCTCGATACAAATGTTATTATCTGTGTTCATATCCAAGTCGGCCGATTTCCCTGAGTTTCCCGCGGGAGTCTTTTAAGAACACACCTTTACCTTCTTCCACGTAACCTATCTCATAGGGTGGCCTTTTGAGTAATTTTGACGCTACTTTTTTTACTTCTTGGGCCTTGTGGGGTGGAGTAGTCCAGATGATTTCAAAGTCTTCACCACCTGAAATTGCAAAGTCCAATGGTCGAACATGCGCTGCTTTTGAAAGCAGTCTTAGGGGTCTTGAAATTGGAATAGCAGACTCTTCAATTATGCAACGGACTTTGCTTCTCTCACAAATGTGCCAGAGATCCGTGCTCAATCCATCTGAGACATCTATCGAGCTTGAAGCCAGATCCAATTCTAATAATCTCCTGCCAAGCCCCATAGGATAACTGGGATCTAGATGGCTTTTAATGAGATATTTTAATGGGTTGCGCGGGATTGGTGGTTTTATCCTGTTTTGGAGCAGGAATAGTCCCCCCTGTGAGTCTCCGAGTGGTCCGGAAACGAAGATCCTGTCTCCTGGCCGCGCCTTAGCCCTACTGAGGAATTTCCCTTTGGGGACCTCTCCAATTAGGGTGAGGGAAAAAAAGAGCCTTTCCTTTGCACTCACAGTATCTCCACCAACGAGGCCAACCCCCTCTCTCTTAAGGGAACTCAATAGGCCCTTAAAAAAGCTTTGATAAAAAGCTGTGGAAAAATCACTCCTAAAACCTAGGCCTAAAAGCGCCCAAAGGGGCCTTCCACCTGCGGCCCCTATGTCGCTTAAGTTAGAGGTAGCGAGTTTTCTTCCAATGAAATACGGAGTGGTATAGGAGAGATCAAAGTGTACCCCTTCCACCATGCAGTCTTTGGTTACTACAAGATCAGCCTCCTTGGTTGGCCGAAGTATAACACAGTCATCGCCGATGTCGGTTATTACAGATGTAAGGGGTGTTTCACTGCTGACCTCTTTTTTAATGATTTCTATGAGCTTGAGCTCAGTGGATCTCGAGTTCACTGAAGAAGTATGCGATTTCTTTTTGGGCGTTTTCTGGAGAATCAGATCCATGGACAACATTTTTTTCTATGTCAGTTGCAAAGTCAGCCCTTATGGTCCCAGGCTTGGCCTCTTT
It encodes the following:
- a CDS encoding YfcE family phosphodiesterase, with translation MKIAVMSDSHDHVWNMQKAIKSITDHEISLIIHLGDLVSSFMLDELEEFTGTMHLVFGNNPGDQYLLLKKVGAMNGKVVHHGHLGEVTIEGKKIAFVHDPHYAYALAKTGQYDICLFGHTHRWHEEMVGDILLLNPGEILGKKEPPGWAMLDLKEGAVRRIAL
- a CDS encoding methylated-DNA--[protein]-cysteine S-methyltransferase — encoded protein: MQVEFLYRDDLLIRVLLSISEKTPPHLTPCSELIEILKGNIKYNCDLSSCSPFQHKVLNETRKIPFGKTLSYKDLAQKIGCPSPRAVGRALKNNPIPLLIPCHRVLKKGGGLGGFSQGQEIKSVLLEFEHENSCNE
- the thiL gene encoding thiamine-phosphate kinase, with the translated sequence MNSRSTELKLIEIIKKEVSSETPLTSVITDIGDDCVILRPTKEADLVVTKDCMVEGVHFDLSYTTPYFIGRKLATSNLSDIGAAGGRPLWALLGLGFRSDFSTAFYQSFFKGLLSSLKREGVGLVGGDTVSAKERLFFSLTLIGEVPKGKFLSRAKARPGDRIFVSGPLGDSQGGLFLLQNRIKPPIPRNPLKYLIKSHLDPSYPMGLGRRLLELDLASSSIDVSDGLSTDLWHICERSKVRCIIEESAIPISRPLRLLSKAAHVRPLDFAISGGEDFEIIWTTPPHKAQEVKKVASKLLKRPPYEIGYVEEGKGVFLKDSRGKLREIGRLGYEHR